CGCGGTTTTGGGAGTATCTTAGCGACAATTTTTTGTTGAACCTGCGTGAGTATGTCAGAAAACACGGTGTGTACGGATGTTGGTTGTACTGGTCACGTACGTTAAAAGAAGAATCGGCTGGGTATAGGATTGTGTATGACGGGAAAAAGGATGTATTCCGGATCGTTATGACAAAGTGCCCGTCAAAGATGAGGTTGTTGAATGAACAAAAAAAGCGGCGGGTTGTTCCGTACAAAAATTATTGTATGCACTGCGATGTGTTATACCGCCGTGTGCTTGAACCCTTGGGGTTGAAGTATACAATTGACTTGTCAAAAAGTTCACGTGCTAAATGCGGGATTGTCGTATATAAATAGCAAGGATGTGCGATGGCTTACCTGTTTATGCTTGTTATATGTGTTAATGTTTTATAAAATGTTGTTTTATGGTATTAAAGCTTAATTTAGGGTTATTCAGACGGAAAGCGCGTTCTCACCCGTATCCTCACGGGGGTAACAAGAAAAGGATTGTTATCTTCGATTTTGATGGTACTCTTGCACAAACGTTATACCCGTCCCGTGAGATTATTAACCGCCTGGCGGATGAGTTTGGGTATAATAAGGTTCATGAACATGAGATCGAGTATATACGCGGCCTACGTCCGAAGGAATTGTTGAAGTACCTTAAAATACCGGGTATGAAACTGCCGTTTATCGCAAAAAAAACTAAGGCGGAATTGAATAAAATCATACATAATCTTAAACCCGTTGAAACTATTGTTAAGGTGATATTTGAACTAAAAAACCGTGGGTATGCTGTTGCGATACTTACATCAAATACTTATGAAAATGTGAGTAAGTTCTGTGAGAATAATGATATTTATCTGTTCGACCACGTAGTTTCGGAAAGTAATCTTTTCGGGAAAAGCCGCGCGCTTAAACGTATGTTGCGTAAGATAAAGTATAAACGTAATGAAGCTATTTATATTGGCGATGAAGTGCGTGATGTCCAGGCGGCAAAAAAAGCTAAAATCGATGTTGTTGCCGTGTCATGGGGATTTAATAATAAGCAAACACTGAAAAAGTTTAAGCCAACTTTTGTTATTGACGATCCAAAAGAGTTATTGGATATTTTAGCGAACTGACCTGTTTATTCTTCTTTAAGTTTTTCTGATTCTTTTAATGCGTCAGATACGTCTTTGAGTAATGCTATCGGGAATGATACACCGCGGCCTGGTGCGTATTCTTCATTTTTCAGGTAATAAGTTCGAAGATGTACAAGCTTGGTATTCCTGAAATCCTGGGTGTATACTTTAAGTTTTTGTGTATTGGATTTCTCGAACTCAAGAGATAGCTCGCTTGAGTTGTCGTTGACTAAACCGTTAAACCCTTCAATAATTTTGGGGAGGTTCTTGAATGACAGCCAAATGCCTTTTTTTGTGGGTTTCGGTTCAGGATCGTTTGGGAAGTAGAAGTATATACGTACATCTACCATGTTATTTTTTAGGACACAGATACGTAGTTCTTCTAACTTGTTTTTCTGGATCTTTTTTACGATCTGGCTGTTCATAAAAATTGAGTTTTGGTACGCGTTCATAATCTAATTTTTTCCTCCGTTGCATATATGTTTATATATATTGTATATACATTGTATAACATTGTCAAGTATATATATAAAATGTTGTTGACACTATTTTTATTGGACGATTTATCGGTTTATTAGGTATAATAATACTATTATGAAAATATATAGAACAGATGAATTGTCCCAAAATATTTTGAGTCAGGTTTCCGGTTTATGCGCTGAATGTCTTGTGTATGACAGTATTACACCGGATGAAGTTAGGTTTAAAATTGAATCTGATCCCGATAGAAACACACAGTTTTTACTGACTGAAACCATAGAGAGTGATAATAATGCGTTAGCAGGGTTTATGCTGGTAGTTATACGTAAACGCGGAGATAAAAATGTTGGATGGTTGAAACTTTTCGCTGTAAAAAAAGAGTATTGGTGTAAAGGTGTGGCATCAAGGTTGTTGGCCGCAGCGGAAGAGCTTGTCCGTGAGCACGGTGTACAGTTATTACGTGTACTTGACTCCGCGCCTTGTTACTTCCAGCCAGGGATTTATCCTGTGTACACAGAAGCAGTGGTATTTCTTCAGAAAAAAGGGTTTAAACAGCAGGGGGAATGTGTGCATATGCTGTCCGATCTGGAGGCTCTGGATTGTAATACAGAGACTGATGAACTGCGGTTGGAGAAGGTTGGGGTAAAACTTATACGCGCAAGTTTGGGTGATAAAGAACAGTTGATTGAATGGTTGAAAATTGTGTTCCCTCATTGGATACCCGAAGCGTCAATGGGTTTCATGCATAAAGAAGTGCGTGTTTTTCTTGCAAAAAATGGTGATGGTAAAATTATTGGGTTTGCAGGGTATGACGTAATGAAAGACGCGCGGTTCGGGCCGCTGGGTGTTGATTCACAGTACCGGCGTCACGGTATCGGTAAGGTTTTATTGCTGAAATGCTTGAACGAAATTAAGCTTATGGGTATTAAAAGTTGTGTGATACCCTGGACTTCAGCGTATAGTTTTTATTTAGGTGGATGTGATGCCAAAATATGGCGTTTATTCTGGACATTTGCAAAAGAGTTGTAATAAGGGCGTTTTTGGTTTATACTTGCCGGAAAATATTTCTCGTTTGGTTGTTATGATATTTCTTATGTTTGGATAAATGGAGTAGTATTGCGAGTGAATACTTGAGGTATGGATGAAATGAAAGTTAGTGAGTGGATAACAGCGTTAAAGCAAAAGAAGAATGTTAGGCAATACATACGCGCAGTGGAAAAATTCGGGAAGTTGTACGGTATGGATCGCGAGGTCGGGGTTTATCGTGTGCCGTCAAGGATTAACCTTAAAGGTGTGCATATAGAACACCGGGGCGGGTATGTTAATTATATGTCGATTGACAGGGAAGCGGTATTTGTGGTATCCCCGCGGGAGGATGGGCTCGTGGTAGCGGATAATGTTGAACATAAGTATCCGCAAAGACAGTTTGATATCGATACAGAATTACCTGAAAATCTACGGGGGGATTGGTTAAATTATATTTCATTAATCAACATAATACCCGGGGATTGGGGTAATTATATTAGAGCAGGAGTTTTGTGCCTGCAGAATAGGTTTCCTAATAAGAAGTTTAAGGGTATGGATATTGTTGTGTTAAATAATATTCCTGTAGATGCCGGGTTGAGCGCGTTTTCGGCGTTAGTGGTGGGTTCAGCGATTGCGTGTATGGGTATTAATAAACTGGAGTTAAGCCTTACCGAACTTGTTGAGTTATGCGGTATGGGTGAATGGTATGTCGGTACTCGCGGTGGGGCGGGGGATCATGCTGCAATGTTATGCGGGAAAAAAGGGAAATTGTTGCATACAAGGTTTTTTCCGTTAACCGTAGAACCTGTGGAATTGCCCGGAGATTATGCTGTGATTATGTGTAATTCGTTTCGTGAATCTAATAAATCACAGAATGCTAAGTCGGTATTCAACGAACGCGTTGCTACGAATGTTGTGGCGTTAATGATTATTAAAAGGTTATATCCTGAAAAAACAGTGAAGTTTAAGTATTTCCGTGATATTGAGGAAGAGCCCGTGAAGTGGGTGTACGAGATGTTAAAACGGTTGCCGGAACGGATTTCCAGGGAAGAGTTACGGCGGTTGTTCAGCGCACAGGAAGAAATTAAGGTTCTAGAAAAATTGTTTTCTACTCATAATAATCCACCGGAAGGGTATGCTGTGCGGAAGGTTTGTTTATTTGGATTAGCAGAATGTCAACGTGGAAAGTTATGCATTAATTATCTGAGTAACAACAATATCCATATTTTTGGTGAGATGATGTATCTTTCACATGACGGTGACCGCGTGGTTACGCATACTGCGGCAGGGCGTGTGATGAAGTATGATAATAATGTTTCTGCTGAATATCTTGATGGATTAATTGCTAAAATCAATGTAGGTGAGGATGATACTGCAGCGTTGTGGCGTCAGCCTGGAGGGTATGGGTGTAGTTGTGAGGAGCTGGATTTTATTGTGGATACCGCAAAGAAGGTTAAAGGTGTTGTTGGTGCAAGCCTTACCGGTGGAGGGCTGGGCGGGTGTGTGTTGGTGTTGGTGCATAAAGATTCTGTAAAAGAGTTAATTAATAATATGAATGAAAAGTATTATATACCGCGGAAGCTGGGAGACGGGTGTGAGTTATGCGTCACAGCGGATGGTGCGGGGAAGGTTAGTATTTAAGGATTGAATATGGTTAAAACTGTACTTGTTGCGGATGATGAGGTAACATTAACGGAGCTTATCAGTGATACTTTGAAAGATGAGGGGTATAACGTTATTGTAGCGAATAACGGGGATGATGCTATGGGTAAAATTAAGGAGTTGAAACCGGACCTTATTATCCTGGATGTAATGATGCCCGGTCTTGACGGATATGATGTGTCGTTTTATATTAGCCTGGAAAAAAATTATCGTCCCAAAATTATGATGCTTACCGGTAAGGAACGCGGATATGATAAAACATTCGGGCAGTCGTCCGGCGCAGATGTTTATATGACAAAACCGTTTGATTTGATCGAACTTGTAAATAATGTTAATAAATTGTTGAAGGAATAGTTTACTAAAGGAAGTGTTGTTACTGTGAAATCAAAATATTCTGGTGTGTTTATTACGATTGAAGGCCCGGATGGGTGCGGGAAAAGTACACAGGCGGATCTTCTGGTGGAATACCTGCGGTCTGTTGGGTATATAGTTGTGCATACCCGTGAACCCGGGGGAGTGTCAATTGCGGAAAGTTTTCGTAAGATTTTGCTTGATCCTCAAAATATGATTACCCCGTTGACGGAATTGTTGTTGTATTCTGCTGCGCGGGCACAGCATACTGAAGAACTCATCCTGCCGGAGGTTCAGCATGGTAAAATTGTTGTGTGTGAACGTTATACCGACGCTACGCTTGCGTATCAGGGATATGGCCGCGGGTTGTCATTGAAGATGATTTCAACGCTTAATAAAATAGCGTCTTCCGGGGTTAAGCCGGATATGACTGTGTATCTTGATATTGATACAGCAAAAGGGTTGGAGAATGTTAAGAACCGCGTAAGCGTTGACCGGTTGGAAGCAGAAGGGTTAAAGTTTCATGATAAAGTAAGGAAAGGGTATTTAGAGATCGCGCGGGAAGATCCTGCACGGGTTAAGGTTGTGAAGGTGGAAGAAAGTGCGGGGTTAACCCAAAAAAGGGTGAGGATTGTGGTTGAGAAGTTGTTGGTAAAGAAAAAATGTCTTTTAAAAAAATAGAAGGCCAGGCGCAGGCAATAAAATATCTAAAGAATTTTGTGGGATATAACCGTGTTCCTCACGCGTTGCTGTTTACCGGTATCGACGGTATCGGGAAGTACAGGGTTGCGGTTGAATTTACTAAAATATTGAACTGTTTGGCTCCCGTAAGGGAATTGGATGGAAATATGGATTCCTGCGGGCAGTGTTTGCCGTGCAAGCAGATAGAGGAAGGTGTGTATCCTGATTTTGAGGTTATAGAACGTATTACGGATATTGAAGAAAACGGTGAGGGCAGTAGTGATGATAAAGATATAGAAAGTGTTGCCGGTAATACCATAGAAGTCAGGGGGAAGAAGGATAAGGAAAGTATCGGGATTGATCAAATGCGGCTGCTTGGGCGTCGCGCGCATTTACGCGCGGTGGATGGAAAATACAGGGTTTTTGTTATCAGGGGCGCTGAGTGGTTGCAGCAAGCTGCGGCGAATAGTTTACTGAAACTTTTGGAAGAGCCTCCTCTTAATGTTGTTATTATCCTGATAGCACAGCATAAGTATTCGTTGTTGAAGACTATACAGTCGCGTTGCCAGGAGGTTAAGTTTACACGCTTGACTGAAGATGAGGTTAAGCGCGTATTGGTTTACACAGGCGAGATTGAAGATGAAAATATAAATGAATACGTGCGGTACTCCTGCGGCAGCCCGGGGTTGGCACTTGATTTGTTTAATGCTGAATTTTTGCAGCAGCGCACAGAGATTACTGCGTGGCTGAAACAGGTAAAGATCTTGTCGCCGCTGGATATTATGGGGTTAACAGCAAAAAAATATACGGGTGACCGTGACGAATTCCGCGGGTTGATCAAAAGCATGATGTTGATATTACAGAAAGACAAGTTGTATAATAAAAAAAAGACGGTAGAAATCGAGGCTATACTCTTATCCGCAAGTAAGATGGTGGAAGCAATGGTCTCGCCTGCGTCTGTTATGGCAACGGTATTGTTTAAGATACAACAGGTGGCGGAACAGTAAGTATAAAAAAATAAGTATAAAGATGGGGTAATAAATATTTATGCCGGTAGTTGTTGGTATTGAAGTAAGGAAGAATAAGGAAAAGGTGTTGG
This region of Elusimicrobiota bacterium genomic DNA includes:
- a CDS encoding galactokinase family protein, which encodes MDEMKVSEWITALKQKKNVRQYIRAVEKFGKLYGMDREVGVYRVPSRINLKGVHIEHRGGYVNYMSIDREAVFVVSPREDGLVVADNVEHKYPQRQFDIDTELPENLRGDWLNYISLINIIPGDWGNYIRAGVLCLQNRFPNKKFKGMDIVVLNNIPVDAGLSAFSALVVGSAIACMGINKLELSLTELVELCGMGEWYVGTRGGAGDHAAMLCGKKGKLLHTRFFPLTVEPVELPGDYAVIMCNSFRESNKSQNAKSVFNERVATNVVALMIIKRLYPEKTVKFKYFRDIEEEPVKWVYEMLKRLPERISREELRRLFSAQEEIKVLEKLFSTHNNPPEGYAVRKVCLFGLAECQRGKLCINYLSNNNIHIFGEMMYLSHDGDRVVTHTAAGRVMKYDNNVSAEYLDGLIAKINVGEDDTAALWRQPGGYGCSCEELDFIVDTAKKVKGVVGASLTGGGLGGCVLVLVHKDSVKELINNMNEKYYIPRKLGDGCELCVTADGAGKVSI
- the tmk gene encoding dTMP kinase produces the protein MKSKYSGVFITIEGPDGCGKSTQADLLVEYLRSVGYIVVHTREPGGVSIAESFRKILLDPQNMITPLTELLLYSAARAQHTEELILPEVQHGKIVVCERYTDATLAYQGYGRGLSLKMISTLNKIASSGVKPDMTVYLDIDTAKGLENVKNRVSVDRLEAEGLKFHDKVRKGYLEIAREDPARVKVVKVEESAGLTQKRVRIVVEKLLVKKKCLLKK
- a CDS encoding GNAT family N-acetyltransferase; this encodes MKIYRTDELSQNILSQVSGLCAECLVYDSITPDEVRFKIESDPDRNTQFLLTETIESDNNALAGFMLVVIRKRGDKNVGWLKLFAVKKEYWCKGVASRLLAAAEELVREHGVQLLRVLDSAPCYFQPGIYPVYTEAVVFLQKKGFKQQGECVHMLSDLEALDCNTETDELRLEKVGVKLIRASLGDKEQLIEWLKIVFPHWIPEASMGFMHKEVRVFLAKNGDGKIIGFAGYDVMKDARFGPLGVDSQYRRHGIGKVLLLKCLNEIKLMGIKSCVIPWTSAYSFYLGGCDAKIWRLFWTFAKEL
- a CDS encoding HAD-IA family hydrolase, giving the protein MVLKLNLGLFRRKARSHPYPHGGNKKRIVIFDFDGTLAQTLYPSREIINRLADEFGYNKVHEHEIEYIRGLRPKELLKYLKIPGMKLPFIAKKTKAELNKIIHNLKPVETIVKVIFELKNRGYAVAILTSNTYENVSKFCENNDIYLFDHVVSESNLFGKSRALKRMLRKIKYKRNEAIYIGDEVRDVQAAKKAKIDVVAVSWGFNNKQTLKKFKPTFVIDDPKELLDILAN
- a CDS encoding response regulator → MVKTVLVADDEVTLTELISDTLKDEGYNVIVANNGDDAMGKIKELKPDLIILDVMMPGLDGYDVSFYISLEKNYRPKIMMLTGKERGYDKTFGQSSGADVYMTKPFDLIELVNNVNKLLKE
- a CDS encoding transcriptional coactivator p15/PC4 family protein codes for the protein MNAYQNSIFMNSQIVKKIQKNKLEELRICVLKNNMVDVRIYFYFPNDPEPKPTKKGIWLSFKNLPKIIEGFNGLVNDNSSELSLEFEKSNTQKLKVYTQDFRNTKLVHLRTYYLKNEEYAPGRGVSFPIALLKDVSDALKESEKLKEE